One Streptomyces sp. SAI-135 DNA segment encodes these proteins:
- a CDS encoding M55 family metallopeptidase — MKILISADMEGATGVTWPADVLPGTPQWERCRSMFTSDVNAAVLGFFDGGADEVLVNEAHWTMRNLLLERLDERAQMLTGRHKSLSMVEGVQHGDVDGIAFVGYHAGAGQEGVLAHTYLANSITGVWLNDVPASEGHLNAHVVAEYGVPVVLVTGDDVACEDALGYAPGALKVAVKDHVSRYAAVCRTPARTAADIRAAAKEAAQLAARQEPVQAGPFTIAVEFDAEHLAMAATVVPGVERIGARKVAYTSGTMYAGIRTFKAVTTIVSAAVEEQYG, encoded by the coding sequence ATGAAGATCCTGATCAGCGCCGACATGGAGGGCGCCACCGGCGTGACCTGGCCGGCCGACGTGCTGCCGGGCACCCCGCAGTGGGAGCGGTGCCGGTCGATGTTCACCTCGGACGTGAACGCCGCCGTGCTGGGCTTCTTCGACGGGGGCGCCGACGAGGTGCTCGTCAACGAGGCCCACTGGACCATGCGCAATCTGCTCCTGGAGCGGCTCGACGAGCGCGCGCAGATGCTCACCGGCCGGCACAAGTCGCTGTCCATGGTCGAGGGCGTGCAGCACGGCGACGTCGACGGCATCGCGTTCGTCGGCTACCACGCGGGCGCGGGCCAGGAGGGCGTCCTCGCCCACACCTACCTCGCCAACTCCATCACCGGGGTGTGGCTGAACGACGTCCCCGCCAGCGAGGGACACCTCAACGCGCACGTGGTCGCGGAGTACGGCGTCCCCGTCGTGCTGGTCACCGGGGACGACGTGGCCTGCGAGGACGCCCTCGGGTACGCACCCGGGGCGCTGAAGGTCGCCGTCAAGGACCATGTCTCGCGGTACGCGGCCGTCTGCCGCACCCCGGCCCGCACCGCCGCCGACATCCGGGCCGCCGCGAAGGAGGCCGCACAGCTGGCGGCCCGTCAGGAACCGGTGCAGGCGGGCCCGTTCACGATCGCCGTCGAGTTCGACGCCGAGCACCTCGCCATGGCCGCCACCGTGGTGCCGGGCGTCGAGCGGATCGGGGCGCGGAAGGTGGCGTACACGAGCGGGACCATGTACGCGGGCATCCGTACCTTCAAGGCGGTCACCACCATCGTCTCGGCCGCCGTGGAGGAGCAGTATGGCTGA